In the genome of Thermosphaera aggregans DSM 11486, one region contains:
- the ppa gene encoding inorganic diphosphatase — protein sequence MSIYDKIGPGSKAPEEVNVVIEIPMNSGVKYELDKESGVLVVDRILYTSMVYPFNYGFIPGTLEEDGDPVDILVVSYDSLVPGSVIKARPVGVLETEDEKGRDAKIVAVPSDKIDPRFQGIRDVNDIPEAVRQRIEHFFQHYKELEKGKWVKIVGWKSRTEALERIRQAVERFSRK from the coding sequence ATGAGCATATACGATAAAATCGGTCCAGGATCCAAGGCGCCGGAGGAGGTTAACGTTGTGATCGAAATACCCATGAACTCTGGAGTTAAATACGAGTTAGACAAGGAGAGCGGTGTGCTTGTTGTTGACAGGATACTTTACACTTCAATGGTTTACCCATTCAACTATGGATTCATACCCGGAACCCTTGAGGAGGACGGAGACCCTGTTGACATACTGGTAGTCTCCTATGACTCGCTTGTACCCGGCTCGGTCATAAAGGCGAGGCCGGTAGGGGTTTTGGAAACAGAGGATGAGAAGGGAAGGGATGCCAAGATAGTAGCAGTCCCCTCGGACAAGATAGACCCGAGGTTCCAGGGTATCAGGGATGTTAACGATATCCCAGAGGCCGTTAGGCAGAGGATCGAGCACTTCTTCCAACACTACAAGGAGCTGGAGAAGGGTAAGTGGGTTAAGATCGTTGGTTGGAAAAGCAGAACCGAAGCGTTGGAGAGGATTAGACAGGCTGTTGAAAGATTTTCTAGAAAGTAG